In Halococcus agarilyticus, one genomic interval encodes:
- a CDS encoding carbohydrate ABC transporter permease, which translates to MANRGESTGPGTARISGYRSALRARLERYRDLRLSESELATLLLAPVLAFLFVVSFYPILDTVWGSLHTGYILPTRESAFVGLENYARLFADGSFWNALQVSLLYTFISVPVELVLGLAIALLLNRQFKGRYIAQAAILFPWALPTIINARIWAWLFHGQYGVINDLLVRLGVIAEPFAFLAHSDTALAAMIFVTVWKTTSFMALILLAGLSSIPDHLYEAARMDGASRWRQFRDVTLPLLKPTILVALIFRTLPAFQAFGLPFGLAGGGPGEATTTLVLYANDITFTRLSFGQGSAAATVITFIALGISLLYVTTLYEPEVR; encoded by the coding sequence ATGGCCAACAGAGGAGAGTCGACGGGCCCCGGGACCGCCCGCATCAGTGGGTATCGATCCGCACTCAGAGCGCGGCTGGAGCGCTACCGTGATCTCCGACTCAGCGAGTCGGAGCTCGCGACCCTCCTCCTCGCACCGGTGCTCGCGTTCCTGTTCGTGGTGTCGTTCTATCCCATTCTCGACACCGTCTGGGGGAGCCTTCACACCGGCTACATCCTGCCGACCCGCGAATCCGCGTTCGTCGGTCTGGAGAACTACGCGCGCCTGTTCGCCGACGGGAGCTTCTGGAACGCGCTGCAAGTGAGCCTCCTCTATACGTTCATCAGCGTTCCCGTCGAGCTCGTCCTCGGGCTCGCCATCGCACTGCTGTTGAACCGGCAGTTCAAGGGACGGTACATCGCTCAGGCGGCGATCCTGTTCCCGTGGGCGCTGCCGACGATCATCAACGCTCGGATCTGGGCGTGGCTGTTCCACGGCCAGTACGGCGTCATCAACGACCTGCTCGTGCGTCTCGGCGTCATCGCCGAACCGTTCGCCTTCCTCGCTCACTCCGATACGGCGCTGGCGGCGATGATCTTCGTCACCGTCTGGAAGACGACTTCGTTCATGGCGCTGATCCTGCTCGCGGGCCTGTCGAGCATTCCGGACCACCTCTACGAGGCCGCCCGGATGGACGGGGCCTCCCGGTGGCGGCAGTTCCGCGACGTCACGCTGCCGCTGCTCAAGCCCACCATCCTCGTCGCGCTGATCTTCCGCACGCTGCCGGCGTTTCAGGCGTTCGGCCTCCCGTTCGGCCTCGCGGGCGGCGGTCCGGGCGAGGCGACGACCACGCTCGTCCTCTACGCGAACGACATCACCTTCACGAGGCTGAGCTTCGGACAGGGTTCGGCCGCCGCCACGGTCATCACCTTCATCGCTCTCGGCATCAGCCTGCTGTACGTCACGACCCTCTACGAACCGGAGGTGCGATAG
- a CDS encoding dihydrodipicolinate synthase family protein, with amino-acid sequence MQLSGAIVPMATPITDRSREVDVETLGTFTDSLVDAGVHGLFPGSSIGEFPSLTRDQNRVVVETVADAAADRTTVLAGCCDTNHENVVEHIDAAADCGADAAVVVTPYYLRTTQAGLEQFFAQIADRAELPILLYNIPALTGNRLAVETVQRLADHPRIVGLKDTSDDLTYHHRIIAETPAEFLVFQGSTQLAAASLDLGADGLIAGPGNFFPGAMRRLYQAHDENERGEVSDLMREVVAPLIGAMEDVPTATAIKHLIGYGGLDVGDPLSPLPPLTDTERNRLERTFDGVAERVEAPVPGR; translated from the coding sequence ATGCAACTATCGGGAGCAATCGTTCCTATGGCGACGCCCATCACCGACCGTTCCCGGGAGGTTGACGTCGAAACCCTCGGCACGTTCACCGATTCGCTCGTCGACGCCGGCGTTCACGGTCTGTTTCCGGGGAGTTCGATCGGGGAGTTCCCGAGCCTGACGCGCGACCAGAACCGGGTCGTGGTCGAGACGGTCGCCGACGCCGCCGCCGACCGGACGACCGTTCTCGCCGGCTGTTGTGACACGAACCACGAGAACGTCGTCGAGCACATCGATGCGGCCGCGGACTGCGGTGCCGACGCGGCGGTCGTGGTCACGCCGTACTACCTGCGAACGACACAGGCGGGCCTCGAACAGTTCTTCGCGCAGATCGCCGATCGCGCCGAGCTCCCGATCCTCCTCTACAACATCCCCGCGCTGACCGGGAACCGACTCGCCGTGGAGACGGTACAGCGACTCGCCGACCACCCACGGATCGTCGGTCTGAAGGACACGTCGGACGACCTCACCTACCACCACCGGATCATCGCCGAGACCCCCGCGGAGTTCCTGGTCTTCCAGGGCTCGACGCAGCTGGCGGCGGCCTCCCTCGATCTCGGGGCCGACGGCCTGATCGCCGGGCCGGGGAACTTCTTTCCGGGTGCCATGCGCCGACTGTACCAGGCACACGACGAGAACGAACGCGGGGAGGTCTCGGACCTGATGCGGGAGGTCGTCGCCCCGCTGATCGGTGCGATGGAGGACGTTCCGACCGCGACGGCGATCAAGCACCTGATCGGGTACGGCGGCCTCGACGTCGGCGACCCGCTGTCGCCGCTCCCACCGCTCACCGACACGGAGCGGAACCGCCTCGAACGCACCTTCGACGGCGTCGCCGAGCGCGTCGAAGCGCCGGTTCCGGGCCGCTGA
- the gfo6 gene encoding D-xylose 1-dehydrogenase Gfo6, translating into MDVDALFEGACARDWETIAADEASTVRFAVVGLGWFTKGRALPALEASARCEPTVLVSRTAEKAARVAADTDGATRGISADEFHTGSAREEYDAVYVCTPNALHREAVETAASFGKDVLCEKPMERDSERARDLVTTCEEAGVDLMIAYRMQTEPAVRRARALVEAGYVGEPMEVRGDMSQRLLDRIDPDPDQWRLDAALAGGGALFDIGIYPLNTARFLLGTDPVAVAGRTGSTHDAFDEVDETVSFALRFPTGVDASCYASHNARQSSAITVTGTEGQVRVEPAFFQDQTRQLHLSRGDGRASIAFSEVDQMLEEFDYFADRVRSDASIRPDGEHGLVDIQAMEAVYEADERDEWVSLS; encoded by the coding sequence ATGGACGTCGATGCGCTCTTCGAGGGAGCCTGCGCTCGCGACTGGGAGACGATCGCCGCCGACGAAGCTTCGACCGTTCGATTCGCCGTCGTCGGACTGGGCTGGTTCACGAAGGGGCGCGCGCTGCCGGCGCTCGAAGCGAGCGCCCGCTGCGAGCCCACAGTATTGGTGAGTCGAACGGCCGAAAAAGCGGCGCGCGTCGCCGCAGATACGGACGGCGCGACACGAGGGATCTCCGCCGACGAGTTCCACACCGGCTCGGCACGCGAGGAGTACGACGCGGTGTACGTCTGTACCCCGAACGCCCTCCACCGCGAGGCCGTCGAAACCGCGGCGTCGTTCGGGAAGGACGTCCTCTGCGAGAAGCCGATGGAGCGCGACAGCGAGCGGGCACGCGACCTCGTCACCACCTGTGAGGAGGCGGGCGTCGACCTCATGATCGCCTACCGGATGCAGACCGAGCCCGCAGTTCGCCGTGCCCGAGCGCTCGTCGAGGCGGGGTACGTGGGCGAGCCGATGGAGGTCCGGGGCGACATGTCCCAGCGATTGCTCGATCGGATCGATCCCGACCCGGACCAGTGGCGACTCGATGCGGCGCTCGCCGGCGGCGGCGCGCTGTTCGACATCGGCATCTACCCGCTCAACACCGCCCGATTTCTCCTCGGGACGGACCCGGTCGCGGTCGCCGGCCGGACGGGGAGCACCCACGACGCCTTCGACGAGGTGGACGAGACGGTTTCGTTCGCGCTGCGCTTCCCGACCGGTGTGGACGCGTCCTGCTATGCCAGTCACAACGCGCGCCAGTCGAGCGCCATCACCGTCACCGGCACCGAGGGGCAGGTCCGGGTCGAGCCGGCGTTCTTCCAGGACCAGACGCGACAGCTCCACCTCTCCCGCGGCGACGGACGTGCGTCGATCGCGTTCAGCGAGGTCGACCAGATGCTGGAGGAGTTCGACTACTTCGCCGATCGGGTACGCAGCGACGCGAGCATTCGTCCCGACGGCGAGCACGGCCTCGTCGACATCCAGGCGATGGAGGCGGTGTACGAGGCCGACGAGCGTGACGAGTGGGTATCGCTGTCCTGA
- a CDS encoding ABC transporter substrate-binding protein, with translation MADADRETLRRQFIKAASVAGVAGLAGCTGGSGGGGSGNDSAGGNGSTDGGDSGNDSTGGGSSGNAVNVKHVAPGYDGLFSDDLAPLFNEAVSDVQVSIQTTTAESSSTREYFVNQFISQSSDFDNGMMDVIWPAEFAANEWIEPVDDPEGYTDAMLETPVEAATVDGTLVGMPLFTDANGFYYRTDKLEEYGHDPPKTYTEVVEIAKDVLEKDDEIENGYIWQGGPNEGLTIMWLNWLWGMGGGVEQDGKLVVNSEKGVQALTHARELISEHGITPESVPSSSTDENRQTFQQGNTLFMRNWPYAVAAMSGEESPVDGKFDVTRMPKQEGNPDANNSCLGGWNIFINRYSANVEAAQTFANYFASKELQRRLAVEHSRLPVREDVYNEEVFEEAPLVETFSEIANETSARPSTPQYTTFSSIVFTEANKALIGDVEPQKALDNAQSQIDSEVNNA, from the coding sequence ATGGCAGACGCAGACCGGGAGACGTTGCGACGGCAGTTCATCAAGGCGGCGAGCGTCGCGGGCGTCGCCGGGCTGGCCGGTTGTACCGGCGGTTCCGGCGGCGGTGGCAGCGGCAACGACTCGGCCGGCGGGAACGGGTCGACCGACGGCGGTGACAGCGGCAACGACTCGACCGGCGGCGGTAGTTCCGGGAACGCGGTCAACGTCAAACACGTCGCGCCGGGGTACGACGGTCTGTTCAGCGACGATCTCGCGCCGCTGTTCAACGAGGCGGTCTCGGACGTCCAGGTCTCGATACAGACGACGACCGCGGAGTCCTCCTCGACCCGGGAGTACTTCGTCAACCAGTTCATCTCCCAGTCCTCGGACTTCGACAACGGGATGATGGACGTGATCTGGCCGGCGGAGTTCGCGGCGAACGAGTGGATCGAGCCGGTCGACGATCCGGAGGGGTACACCGACGCGATGCTCGAGACGCCGGTCGAAGCCGCGACGGTCGACGGAACGCTGGTCGGAATGCCGCTGTTTACCGACGCCAACGGCTTCTACTACCGGACGGACAAGCTCGAGGAGTACGGCCACGATCCGCCGAAAACCTACACCGAGGTCGTGGAGATCGCGAAGGACGTGCTCGAGAAGGACGACGAGATCGAGAACGGCTACATCTGGCAGGGCGGCCCGAACGAGGGGCTGACGATCATGTGGCTCAACTGGCTCTGGGGGATGGGCGGCGGTGTCGAACAGGACGGCAAGCTCGTCGTCAACAGCGAGAAAGGTGTCCAGGCGCTCACCCACGCCCGCGAGTTGATCTCGGAGCACGGGATCACGCCGGAGTCGGTGCCGTCGAGCAGTACCGACGAGAACCGCCAGACGTTCCAGCAGGGCAACACGCTGTTCATGCGCAACTGGCCGTACGCCGTCGCGGCGATGAGCGGCGAGGAATCCCCGGTCGACGGCAAGTTCGACGTGACGCGGATGCCGAAACAGGAGGGGAACCCGGACGCCAACAACTCCTGTCTCGGCGGGTGGAACATCTTCATCAACAGGTACTCCGCGAACGTCGAGGCCGCCCAGACGTTCGCGAACTACTTCGCGTCGAAGGAGCTCCAGCGACGGCTCGCGGTCGAGCACAGCCGCCTACCAGTTCGGGAGGACGTCTACAACGAGGAGGTGTTCGAGGAGGCACCGCTCGTCGAGACGTTCAGCGAGATCGCCAACGAGACGAGCGCTCGCCCCTCGACGCCGCAGTACACCACGTTCTCCTCGATCGTGTTCACCGAGGCGAACAAGGCGCTCATCGGCGACGTGGAGCCACAGAAGGCGCTCGACAACGCACAGAGCCAGATCGACAGCGAAGTCAACAACGCCTGA
- the yicI gene encoding alpha-xylosidase, translated as MQRSTVTTVDRYEIDESGVTLYCRLDNGFVAADFKYPEAAEGGGDAAAVRDRPVSLVFLNPSTFRFEFAANPEAGPTESLNDLDESAIAADVDLDVTETDGTLVVESAALRVSIGLREWSFSVERRDGTPLLEEQRADVDVHGESRVDPLGFTESVRNDGPRRIERTGTAFSLGPDEHLYGFGEKFTDFDKRGQQLTAWTVEPLGTETENAYKNVPFHLSSRGFGLLVDTTARVEYDLGATSTASATVDVADDTLSFVFFDGPSFADVIEEYTAFTGRSARPPKWSFGVWMSRLGYESREHLESVATRLREEEIPCDVIHLDPFWMREFRSTDLEWDTEQFPDPAGMIDWLDDRDFHLSLWEHPYVPVGSAAFETGVEEGYFLRDSTGKPYVMDDLCQGDYAGAIVDFTDPDAAAWWQAKHRRLLEMGVDVFKTDYGEGVPADAVFANGLTGRTMHNRYPFLYNRTVYEAIEETNGEDEALVWGRSAWTGSQRFPMYWGGDAQTSFHGMASALRGGLGMSMSGFPFWSHDVGGFRGTPDEAVYVRWAQFGLLSSHTRCHGTTPREPWAFGEEAVRIFKKYARLRYRLLPYLYTLAERATRTGLPVVRPLVLEYQDDPRTYDVDLQYLLGESLLIAPVFERSGEVSVYLPAGDDWVDFWTGEHYAGGQTLHRETDLEEMPVFVRANSIVPMGEATETVEAGTPADVTLRITPDGLGSVATETTFYDEDADELVGLEATLDGTSLELTVDTGSRSDLFTAEARNVESPPETVVVNGEQSERVAASPEPGSWAYDEGTLLVNLA; from the coding sequence ATGCAACGGAGCACAGTCACGACTGTCGATCGGTACGAGATCGACGAGAGCGGCGTGACGCTCTACTGTCGGCTCGACAACGGGTTCGTCGCCGCCGATTTCAAGTATCCCGAAGCGGCCGAGGGAGGAGGCGACGCCGCTGCCGTCCGGGACCGCCCCGTCTCGCTCGTCTTCCTCAACCCGTCGACGTTCCGCTTCGAGTTCGCGGCGAACCCCGAGGCCGGCCCGACCGAGTCGCTCAACGACCTCGACGAGTCGGCCATCGCCGCCGATGTCGATCTCGACGTCACGGAGACCGACGGGACGCTCGTCGTCGAGTCGGCCGCCCTGCGGGTGTCGATCGGTCTCCGGGAGTGGTCGTTCTCGGTCGAGCGACGGGACGGGACCCCCCTTCTGGAGGAGCAGCGCGCCGACGTCGACGTGCATGGTGAGAGTCGCGTCGATCCGCTCGGGTTCACCGAATCGGTCAGGAACGACGGACCGCGCCGGATCGAACGGACCGGGACCGCGTTTTCGCTCGGTCCCGACGAACATCTCTACGGCTTCGGCGAGAAGTTCACCGACTTCGACAAGCGGGGCCAGCAGCTCACGGCGTGGACCGTCGAACCGCTCGGGACCGAGACCGAGAACGCCTACAAGAACGTCCCGTTTCACCTCTCCTCGCGCGGCTTCGGCCTCCTCGTCGACACCACCGCCCGCGTCGAGTACGACCTCGGTGCGACCTCGACCGCCAGCGCCACCGTCGACGTGGCCGACGACACGCTTTCGTTCGTGTTCTTCGACGGGCCGTCGTTCGCCGACGTGATCGAAGAGTACACCGCCTTCACCGGCCGTTCCGCCCGTCCGCCCAAGTGGAGTTTCGGCGTCTGGATGTCGCGGCTGGGGTACGAATCGCGAGAGCACCTCGAATCGGTCGCCACGCGCCTCCGGGAGGAGGAGATCCCCTGTGACGTCATCCACCTCGATCCGTTCTGGATGCGGGAGTTCCGCTCGACGGATCTCGAGTGGGACACCGAGCAGTTCCCTGATCCCGCAGGGATGATCGACTGGCTCGACGACCGCGACTTCCATCTCTCGCTCTGGGAACACCCCTACGTGCCGGTCGGCTCGGCGGCGTTCGAGACCGGCGTCGAAGAGGGGTATTTCCTCCGGGACAGCACCGGGAAACCCTACGTGATGGACGACCTCTGTCAAGGTGACTACGCGGGCGCGATCGTCGACTTCACCGATCCGGACGCCGCAGCGTGGTGGCAGGCGAAACATCGCCGCCTCCTGGAGATGGGCGTCGACGTGTTCAAGACCGACTACGGGGAGGGGGTCCCCGCGGACGCCGTCTTCGCGAACGGCCTGACCGGGCGGACGATGCACAACCGCTACCCGTTTCTCTACAACCGGACGGTCTACGAGGCCATCGAGGAGACGAACGGCGAGGACGAGGCGCTCGTGTGGGGACGCTCGGCGTGGACCGGGAGTCAGCGGTTCCCGATGTACTGGGGCGGCGACGCCCAGACCTCGTTTCACGGGATGGCGTCGGCGCTGCGCGGCGGCCTCGGAATGTCGATGTCGGGGTTCCCGTTCTGGAGCCACGACGTCGGCGGCTTTCGCGGAACGCCGGACGAGGCGGTGTACGTCCGGTGGGCACAGTTCGGGCTGCTTTCGAGTCACACCCGGTGTCACGGCACCACGCCGCGCGAGCCGTGGGCGTTCGGCGAGGAAGCGGTGCGGATCTTCAAGAAGTACGCCCGTCTCCGCTACCGCCTGCTGCCGTACCTCTACACCCTCGCCGAACGGGCCACCCGAACCGGACTCCCGGTGGTTCGGCCGCTCGTGCTGGAGTACCAGGACGACCCCCGAACCTACGACGTCGACCTCCAGTACCTCCTGGGGGAGTCGCTCCTGATCGCACCCGTCTTCGAGCGCTCCGGCGAAGTGTCGGTCTACCTCCCGGCGGGCGACGACTGGGTCGACTTCTGGACCGGCGAGCACTACGCCGGGGGCCAGACCCTCCATCGCGAGACCGACCTGGAGGAGATGCCGGTCTTCGTGCGCGCGAACAGCATCGTGCCGATGGGCGAGGCGACGGAGACGGTCGAGGCGGGAACCCCGGCGGACGTCACCCTCCGCATCACGCCCGACGGCCTGGGGAGCGTCGCGACCGAGACCACGTTCTACGACGAGGACGCCGACGAACTCGTCGGCCTCGAAGCCACGCTCGACGGGACGTCGCTCGAACTGACGGTCGATACCGGAAGTCGCTCCGATCTCTTCACCGCCGAAGCGAGGAACGTCGAGTCACCGCCGGAGACGGTCGTCGTGAACGGAGAACAGAGCGAGCGGGTCGCCGCGTCGCCGGAGCCCGGTTCCTGGGCCTACGACGAGGGAACGCTGCTCGTCAACCTCGCGTAG
- a CDS encoding beta-galactosidase — protein sequence MSDGPTGGATVPRTGVCYFPEHWPRDRWETDARQMAAAGLEVVRLAEFSWGRLEPERDAFDFEWLDTAVSVLGAAGLDVVLCTPTATPPKWLVDEHPGILQEEADGTTRAFGSRRHYCFNAPAYREETERIVGRLAAHYADDPHVVGWQTDNEYGCHGTVRCYCDDCADAFRGWLRERYGTIERLNEAWGTTFWSQQHADFREVDPPRHTVTDHHPSRLLDYARFASASVAEYNRLQTDLLRAANDEWFVTHNFMGHFPSLDAHEVGSALDFAAWDSYPTGFVQDRRQGEPTPAELRAGDPDQVALNHDLYGNPFWVMEQQPGDVNWPPHGPQPADGAVRLWTHQAVAHGGDAVLYFRWRRCREGQEQYHAGLRRRDGSADRGYGEARRVGEELAGLELASPERSVALLFDYENGWALDAQPRAPEFDYWSHVGTYYGALRARGVDVDVVRPDTSLSSYDAVVAPTLYLTDDALATRLTSYVRDGGHLLATIRSGVKDRHSKLHAELPPGPLSDLVGATVERHESLPETLDTRVTYRGTEYVYRTLGEWLTADQATVRGRHASGVADGEPAIVERAVGAGSVTYCGVWPREDLADAVTTALLERASVAHTDPLPTGVRLAERDGHAWVLNFGPNPVRVDAPADAEWTIGGATVDPFDVSVATAPAPSLRVEPTATDD from the coding sequence ATGAGCGACGGCCCGACCGGTGGGGCCACGGTCCCCCGAACCGGTGTCTGTTACTTCCCCGAGCACTGGCCACGGGATCGCTGGGAGACCGATGCTCGGCAGATGGCCGCGGCCGGCCTGGAGGTGGTCCGACTCGCGGAGTTCTCGTGGGGCCGTCTCGAACCCGAGCGCGACGCATTCGATTTCGAGTGGCTCGACACCGCGGTGTCGGTGCTCGGCGCGGCGGGACTCGACGTGGTTCTCTGCACACCGACGGCGACGCCACCGAAGTGGCTCGTCGACGAGCATCCCGGCATCCTCCAGGAGGAAGCCGACGGGACGACCCGGGCGTTCGGCAGCCGCCGCCACTACTGCTTCAACGCGCCTGCCTACCGCGAGGAAACCGAGCGAATCGTCGGGCGGCTGGCCGCACACTACGCCGACGATCCCCACGTCGTCGGCTGGCAGACCGACAACGAGTACGGCTGTCACGGGACCGTCAGATGTTACTGTGACGACTGTGCGGACGCGTTCCGCGGCTGGCTCCGCGAGCGCTACGGGACGATCGAACGGCTCAACGAGGCCTGGGGGACGACCTTCTGGAGTCAGCAGCACGCCGACTTTCGGGAAGTCGATCCGCCACGACATACGGTCACCGACCACCACCCGTCACGGCTGCTCGACTACGCCCGGTTCGCCAGCGCGAGCGTCGCCGAGTACAATCGCCTCCAGACGGACCTCCTCCGGGCGGCGAACGACGAGTGGTTCGTGACGCACAACTTCATGGGTCACTTCCCGTCGCTCGACGCTCACGAGGTGGGTTCGGCCCTCGATTTCGCTGCCTGGGACTCCTACCCGACGGGGTTCGTGCAGGATCGCCGACAGGGGGAGCCGACGCCGGCGGAGCTCCGGGCGGGCGACCCCGATCAGGTCGCGCTGAACCACGACCTCTACGGCAACCCGTTCTGGGTGATGGAACAGCAGCCGGGCGACGTCAACTGGCCACCGCACGGCCCCCAGCCGGCCGACGGCGCAGTCCGACTGTGGACCCACCAGGCGGTCGCTCACGGTGGGGACGCCGTGCTCTACTTCCGGTGGCGGCGGTGCCGCGAGGGCCAGGAGCAGTACCACGCCGGGCTCCGTCGGCGCGACGGCAGCGCCGACCGGGGGTACGGGGAGGCCCGTCGGGTCGGCGAGGAGCTGGCCGGGCTGGAGCTGGCGTCGCCGGAGCGATCGGTCGCCCTGCTGTTCGACTACGAGAACGGGTGGGCGCTCGACGCCCAGCCTCGGGCCCCGGAGTTCGATTACTGGTCACACGTGGGCACGTACTACGGCGCGTTGCGTGCCCGCGGTGTGGACGTCGACGTCGTCCGCCCGGACACGTCGCTGTCGAGCTACGACGCCGTCGTCGCGCCGACGCTGTACCTCACGGACGACGCACTCGCGACGCGGCTGACCTCGTACGTTCGCGACGGCGGCCATCTGCTGGCGACGATTCGCTCCGGCGTCAAGGATCGACACAGCAAGCTCCACGCGGAGCTCCCGCCGGGACCGCTGTCCGACCTCGTGGGCGCGACCGTCGAACGCCACGAGAGCCTGCCCGAAACGCTCGACACTCGCGTCACGTACCGAGGCACGGAGTACGTCTACCGCACTCTCGGCGAGTGGCTGACGGCCGACCAGGCGACCGTTCGCGGCCGCCACGCATCCGGTGTCGCCGACGGTGAGCCCGCCATCGTCGAACGGGCCGTCGGTGCGGGATCGGTGACGTACTGTGGTGTCTGGCCCCGCGAGGACCTCGCGGACGCGGTCACGACCGCGCTGCTGGAACGGGCCAGCGTCGCCCACACCGACCCGCTGCCGACCGGCGTCAGGCTGGCCGAGCGCGACGGGCACGCCTGGGTGTTGAACTTCGGCCCGAACCCGGTCCGTGTCGACGCTCCAGCGGACGCGGAGTGGACGATCGGCGGAGCGACGGTCGATCCCTTCGACGTGAGCGTCGCTACTGCGCCTGCCCCGTCGCTGCGCGTCGAACCGACAGCCACCGACGACTGA
- a CDS encoding aldehyde dehydrogenase family protein translates to MSLRKASRLDENDLVDGEWIDADDRTDVIHPYDGAVVGSVPMVDAAQVEAAIDAADRAAAASTLSAHERYELLMATARRLEDDAEDVARIMTSEQGKPLSESRGEVDRAVQVLRLSAEEAKRLFGEYVPMDAQKGFDRSHCFTQREPLGVVAAITPFNFPLNLMAHKVGPALAAGNAVVGKPATNTPLSSIALFERLDAAAAEVGAPDGLVNLVTGSGSTVGDAILAHEAVEAISFTGSTAVGKYLAENSGITELTLELGGNDPTIVWEDTDLERAAERVVGGACANAGQVCNSVERVLVHEPIAEAFTAALSEAAASLSVGDPFEDGTDVAAMVDDEQFETVVDLFEATVEAGATVEYGGSYGGDLGERVFEPTVLSDVTPEMPAAAAETFGPLVPVITVSDFDEAIAEANNTEYGLEAGLFTQDIDRAKRAADEIDAGGVNVNTVSGFRTDHMPYGGFKDSGVGKEGIKYAVEHFSREKLVGFHQGFTA, encoded by the coding sequence ATGAGCTTGCGAAAAGCCTCCCGGCTGGACGAGAACGATCTCGTCGACGGGGAGTGGATCGATGCCGACGACCGGACGGACGTGATCCATCCCTACGACGGCGCGGTCGTGGGGTCGGTGCCGATGGTCGACGCCGCGCAGGTCGAGGCGGCGATCGACGCGGCCGACCGGGCAGCAGCGGCCTCGACGCTCTCGGCGCACGAACGCTACGAACTGCTCATGGCGACGGCACGGCGACTCGAGGACGACGCCGAGGACGTGGCGCGGATCATGACGAGCGAGCAGGGCAAACCGCTGTCGGAGTCACGGGGCGAGGTCGACCGTGCAGTGCAGGTGCTTCGGCTCTCGGCCGAGGAGGCGAAGCGGCTGTTCGGCGAGTACGTCCCGATGGACGCCCAGAAGGGGTTCGATCGGAGTCACTGTTTCACCCAGCGCGAACCGCTCGGGGTCGTCGCGGCGATCACGCCGTTCAACTTCCCGCTCAACCTGATGGCCCACAAGGTCGGTCCGGCGCTCGCGGCCGGCAACGCGGTGGTCGGCAAGCCCGCGACCAACACCCCGCTCAGTTCGATCGCGCTGTTCGAGCGCCTCGATGCGGCCGCCGCCGAGGTCGGCGCGCCCGACGGGCTGGTCAACCTCGTGACCGGGAGCGGTTCGACGGTCGGCGACGCGATCCTCGCCCACGAGGCGGTCGAGGCGATCTCGTTCACCGGCTCGACGGCCGTCGGGAAGTACCTCGCCGAGAACAGCGGGATAACGGAGCTCACGCTCGAACTCGGGGGGAACGACCCGACCATCGTCTGGGAGGACACGGACCTCGAACGGGCCGCCGAACGGGTCGTGGGTGGAGCCTGTGCGAACGCCGGGCAGGTCTGCAACAGCGTCGAGCGGGTGCTCGTCCACGAGCCGATCGCGGAGGCGTTCACCGCGGCGCTCAGTGAGGCGGCCGCGTCGCTCTCGGTGGGCGATCCGTTCGAGGACGGGACCGACGTCGCCGCGATGGTCGACGACGAGCAGTTCGAGACGGTGGTCGACCTGTTCGAGGCCACCGTCGAGGCAGGGGCCACGGTCGAGTACGGCGGCTCGTACGGGGGCGATCTCGGCGAGCGCGTCTTCGAACCCACGGTGCTGTCGGACGTGACGCCGGAGATGCCGGCCGCGGCGGCGGAGACGTTCGGCCCGCTCGTGCCCGTGATCACGGTTTCCGACTTCGACGAGGCGATCGCCGAGGCGAACAACACCGAGTACGGTCTCGAGGCCGGCCTGTTCACCCAGGACATCGACCGGGCCAAGCGTGCGGCCGACGAGATCGACGCGGGCGGGGTGAACGTCAACACCGTCAGCGGCTTCCGCACCGATCACATGCCCTACGGCGGGTTCAAGGACAGCGGCGTCGGCAAGGAGGGGATCAAGTACGCCGTCGAACACTTCTCCCGCGAGAAGCTCGTCGGCTTCCATCAGGGATTCACCGCGTAA